From the genome of Patescibacteria group bacterium:
TCAGAATCATCAACATAATCTTTCGCGCCTTTTATTTTGGAAGTTCCCAAATATGCTTCTTCTGCTTTGTCATTTTTATCCCTAAAAATAACGGATAAAGAATCGCTATAATAGAAATACAATCTTTCTATATCTTTCAGGTCTGCTAATGCCTTGTTATATTTACTGGAAGAATCAATTAAATATACCAAAGCTGAACCATAATCTTGATTTAAATCATTTTCTGCCTTGTCTCGAGCATCTTCAAGAGCTATTCTGGCATTTTCTAAAACTTGCTCGCTGACTTTTATTTCCTCGCTGCTTGCGCCTGCCAAAAGCTGATCTAATTTTGCTTTTACCTGACTGTAGCTTGCCTGCGCCTGCAAATACTGGCTGTAAACAGTACCGGAATCTAAACTTACTAAATATACCCCCTTTTTGACCTTGTCGCCAACCTTAACCAGAATTCTTTCTACTGTACCATTGGTTTTAAACCTTAAATCAATTTCATCAATTGATTGAACCATGCCATTGGCGGAAACTTCTTGAATCACGTCTCCTCTTGCAACGAATCCTGTCTCGTATGTCGGCTTTTCGGATTTTAAAACAGGAATTAAGATAAGAACAATAACAATCAAAACAATACCAAGAATTATCTTGGTTTTTCTTTTTAATGTTTTAATTTTCTGCAATGAATCTTTCAACATTTTCGCAATATAGGTATTATAAACAATTAAAATCCTCCAAGCAAGTTTTTTAAACCATATAAAAAGGAATAAAAAAAAGAGCGGGGCGCTTGCCGCCGCTCCTATTTAAATCCCGCTCCTTGTTATCTTAAATATAAGATAACCCTCCTCGATTCTTTGATGACGCTGTGTGTGCTGTCGCCATGTAGATTTTTGGAAAGCTCCTTGATTGCCTGAAGAGATTTTCCGGCCAATTCTTTCCCTAGCCTTTCAACGACAGAAACAACGATAATCGGTTTCCGGTCTTTGGTAATTTTCATTTGAACAGGGATGAATCTGCCATCCTCTTCAAAATACATCTCCAAGCCCTCGCCAAACAGATTTTTTAATTTCGTCATTTTTCCTCCTTGAATCTTCAATATAGCATACTTCAACTAAAAAGTCAAGAAAAACAAAAAATCTCCGCAAGAGGAGAATTTTGAGAGGATAATAAAAATTAATATAGAGGTCCTAATACTGATAAATTGGCAAAGGTGCGACCTTGAAAATTTTTTCTGTTTTTTTGTTATATTTTTCCTCGGTTCCGTTTTTTATATGATATTCAATTCCTTTTCTCTGACAAAAATTAATAACTCTATCTGATTGTCTTTGATAAAAATCCTTATTATTTCCATAATTCGATTTTACATTGTAGTTTAATTTTCCAAATACAATTTTATCTACAAAAGATACAGAATTTAAAACTTCCCATATATTCTGTTCCTGTAAATTAGGCGTTGGGTATGGCTCCATACTCGCCCAAGTTTTTAATCCTTTTTTGTGTAAATATTCTAATGCCTTGATTCTTTCTTTATATGGCGCAGAATATGGTTCAAATCTTTTCTTGAAGTTTTTGCTTAAAGAAATAAGAGTTATTCCATATTCATTATTTTGCCCATATTTTTCGATATCCATTAATTCTTTTGGATAAATCCCTTTTGTTAGAACAGTGCAACGAATATTGTCTTTATTTAATCTCTCAATTATTTTCAGAGTTAAATCTGCCACCTCTGGATATTTATACATAAAAGGATCGGTCGAAAAACATAAATGGACATATTTAATTTTATTTTTATATTTGGGAATTTCTTTCTCTAATAACTGTAAGGCATTAGATACAATCTTGGGTTTTATCCAATCCTTATAATCTTTTATTGCCCCAGTTCTCTTTTTCATCATCATGGCATAACAGGGAAAATTACAACCATGAGCACATCCTTCCACGTGGTTAATACAAAAATCAGCATATTCAACCCCACTTCTATATAATAAGGTTTTACGGGTTATGCTTTTCATATTTATATTATACCATTATTTTGGGACTTTTAAAATTAAATTATGTTCTAATAATTTTAAAGCTTTAAGCTTCTCAAAATGTTTAAAAATGTCTTCTACAATCTTTTTGGCTTTATCATTATGCCCCGCATAAATTAAACAATAAAGTGGTGTATTCTTCGAATTTCTCATAATTAATGGCAGAGAAACATATTCAAACACAGATTTCAATCTTTTAATGAAGTATTCGCTTAGCTTCTTGCCATCAATGTAATCTTTTATCTTTATGGGCCCAAAAAGAGTAGACGCATCAATATACATTATATTCTGCCAGTCATTATTCCCCCAAAAGCGGTTCATTCTTTCTATGTGTTTTTGAGTAAGCTTACTTGGATTATTTAACAAACAAGCTCTATTTATTGCCATAATGGGCATATTTAAAAATATCTCAATTGTTTTTATTTTAGCTGCCTGCTCTATTATT
Proteins encoded in this window:
- a CDS encoding radical SAM protein, whose product is MKSITRKTLLYRSGVEYADFCINHVEGCAHGCNFPCYAMMMKKRTGAIKDYKDWIKPKIVSNALQLLEKEIPKYKNKIKYVHLCFSTDPFMYKYPEVADLTLKIIERLNKDNIRCTVLTKGIYPKELMDIEKYGQNNEYGITLISLSKNFKKRFEPYSAPYKERIKALEYLHKKGLKTWASMEPYPTPNLQEQNIWEVLNSVSFVDKIVFGKLNYNVKSNYGNNKDFYQRQSDRVINFCQRKGIEYHIKNGTEEKYNKKTEKIFKVAPLPIYQY
- a CDS encoding three-Cys-motif partner protein TcmP, encoding MKIIRKKDQFDEVGRWSEDKLSLLKKYLEAYTKIMKNQRWCKGYYYIDAFAGTGKPKARDEKRFIDGSPCCALSIKNPFTAYFFIEKEKWRIKKLESIKRRFKDLEIIIKNDDCNEVLTKLIPQFPYSSFKRVLVFLDPFGMNISWEIIEQAAKIKTIEIFLNMPIMAINRACLLNNPSKLTQKHIERMNRFWGNNDWQNIMYIDASTLFGPIKIKDYIDGKKLSEYFIKRLKSVFEYVSLPLIMRNSKNTPLYCLIYAGHNDKAKKIVEDIFKHFEKLKALKLLEHNLILKVPK